A single Lolium perenne isolate Kyuss_39 chromosome 6, Kyuss_2.0, whole genome shotgun sequence DNA region contains:
- the LOC127326783 gene encoding uncharacterized protein, with amino-acid sequence MPTATLDLAPSKSVADKAANLAKPTAETQEPIISSSAVPLVLGEGCDLSSLLTFDPESIEPATSRVSEELGPSTTNGQLQRLKALLSSSIEALVENPEEVKGILEDIQPHLPVTLQVKLWPVVTLSAFRSRVKLARQRIDLRHAQLPLKADIANKCQRLNEKKAALDAKTDTSISSTELETLRKELEDLEERVRVTKQLIQDKEALIAHSQDEAEGLKVELKTDLAEIRALNRQLVTGKDEDDETEIAEVDRVRADALHALEAFLQ; translated from the exons atgccaacCGCCACCCTAGACCTAGCACCCTCCAAAAGTGTAGCTGACAAAGCTGCCAACTTAGCCAAGCCCACGGCAGAAACGCAAGAGCCGATCATTTCATCATCGGCCGttcctctggtcttaggagag ggttgtgacctctcaagcttgctaacTTTCGACCCTGAATCAATTgaaccagctacttccagggTAAGCGAAGAGCTAGGACCCAGCACTACCAATGGCCAACTCCAGCGCCTCAAGGCTTTGCTTTCCTCCTCAATTGAGGcattggttgaaaaccccgaggaagtgaaaGGCATTCTTGAGGAcattcagccccatctcccggtgacactgcaggtgaaactctggccagttgtgactctgtcagccttcaggtcaagggtgaagttggctcgtcagagaatcgacctacgccacgcccagcttccgttgaaagccgatattgcaaacAAGTGCcaacggctcaatgagaaaaaggctgccttggacgccaaaactgacacctctatcAGCAGCACCGAActtgagaccctgcgcaaggaactggaggatcttgaagagagggtcagggtaacCAAACAGCTTATCCAAGATAAAGAAGCTCTCATTGCCCACTCTCAAgatgaagcagaaggcctcaaggttgaactgaaaactgatctggccgaaatacgtgCTCTGAACAGACAGTTGGTGACAGGCAAGGATGAAGATGATGagaccgagatcgccgaggtggatcgtgtccgtgctgacgccctccatgccctcgaggcattccttcagtaa